A window of Primulina tabacum isolate GXHZ01 chromosome 4, ASM2559414v2, whole genome shotgun sequence contains these coding sequences:
- the LOC142543117 gene encoding small ribosomal subunit protein uS17, which yields MAEQTEKAFLKQPKVFLCSKKSGKGKVPGKGGNRYWKSIGLGFKTPREAVEGTYIDKKCPFTGSVSIRGRILAGTCHSAKMMRTIIVRRNYLHWVKKYQRYEKRHSNIPAHISPCFRVKEGDHVIIGQCRPLSKTVRFNVLKVIPAGSSGRGKKAFTGM from the exons ATGGCGGAACAG ACTGAGAAGGCATTCTTGAAGCAGCCCAAGGTTTTCCTTtg CTCGAAGAAGTCAGGTAAAGGTAAGGTACCTGGTAAAGGAGGCAACCGCTACTGGAAGAGCATCGGGTTAGGGTTCAAGACTCCTCGCGAGGCTGTTGAAG GTACTTACATTGACAAGAAATGTCCGTTCACTGGAAGTGTGTCCATTAGAGGCCGCATCCTTGCTGGGACATGCCATAGTGCTAAGATGATGAGAACCATCATTGTTCGCCGTAACTACCTGCATTGGGTGAAAAAGTACCAGAG GTACGAGAAGCGGCATTCCAACATCCCTGCTCACATATCCCCATGCTTCCGTGTGAAAGAGGGAGACCATGTTATCATTGGCCAGTGCAG GCCCTTGTCAAAGACCGTGAGGTTCAATGTTCTTAAGGTGATACCAGCTGGTTCTTCTGGTCGTGGGAAGAAGGCCTTTACTGGAATGTGA